One window of the Salminus brasiliensis chromosome 1, fSalBra1.hap2, whole genome shotgun sequence genome contains the following:
- the col10a1b gene encoding uncharacterized protein col10a1b: protein MDLYVTSVLLLLVALAEARPDPYYHVKKVPYPTKSHAVAGTPGIPGTPGEPGPQGPPGPPGPQGPGGIGHPGPVGPPGPPGPSGYSSPGKPGGPGSPGKPGANGMPGERGIPGPAGPQGARGAPGSPGSPGPAGYSAPGKPGAHGPPGAMGPRGEPGQKGLPGIPGAPGHKGDPGHGIPGSPGGPGPIGPVGPPGQPGQPGIGKSGATGYPGEPGKPGMPGRDGAPGPMGAPGLKGHTGAPGIGAPGKPGQNGPAGIPGPVGAKGPQGPAGQPGAPGLPGVGKSGAPGLPGDRGAPGSSGTTGQKGEPGPTGFTGQPGAMGPIGPAGPQGARGFQGEAGPAGPKGDHGMVGAPGPRGAKGEQGAQGYSGKPGIPGAAGPPGATGPVGHQGPKGEAGFTGAPGIPGAVGPAGVKGHPGQQGAPGARGENGIPGARGPVGPAGPSGPQGSKGHPGLPGPPGPSGLTAKGISGPQGPPGIPGARGHDGLPGPAGPPGPPGPPGEIIYHHEKSMPIKSHEYEIMPLSHELVKAPVSAFTALLTSAYPNAGTPIVFSQIVYNGENHYDSHSGVFTCQVPGLYYFAFHMHVNGANALVALYKNSEPVLFSYDEYNKGFLDQLSGSAVLLLHAGDRVYVQVPDEQSNGIYADDNVHCSFSGFLIAST, encoded by the coding sequence CTGTTGCAGGTACACCAGGAATCCCAGGTACACCTGGTGAACCTGGTCCCCAAGGCCCCCCTGGCCCCCCAGGCCCACAAGGCCCCGGTGGAATAGGACACCCAGGACCAGTGGGGCCACCTGGACCACCTGGACCTTCCGGTTATTCTTCACCTGGAAAGCCTGGAGGCCCAGGATCTCCTGGAAAACCAGGTGCTAATGGAATGCCAGGAGAAAGAGGAATTCCAGGACCTGCAGGACCACAGGGAGCAAGAGGAGCACCAGGATCTCCTGGCAGCCCAGGTCCTGCCGGCTACTCTGCTCCTGGAAAGCCAGGAGCACACGGCCCACCAGGTGCAATGGGGCCTAGAGGAGAGCCTGGGCAAAAAGGACTCCCGGGTATTCCTGGTGCACCTGGCCATAAAGGAGATCCAGGACACGGTATCCCAGGAAGTCCTGGTGGCCCTGGTCCAATCGGTCCAGTGGGCCCTCCTGGTCAGCCTGGTCAACCAGGAATTGGAAAGAGTGGTGCAACTGGATACCCTGGTGAACCCGGAAAGCCAGGTATGCCAGGTAGAGATGGGGCTCCAGGCCCCATGGGCGCACCAGGGCTAAAGGGACACACAGGCGCTCCAGGCATTGGTGCACCTGGCAAACCAGGTCAGAATGGTCCTGCCGGTATTCCCGGTCCAGTTGGCGCAAAAGGTCCTCAGGGTCCAGCGGGACAGCCCGGAGCTCCTGGTCTGCCAGGTGTTGGTAAGAGCGGCGCACCAGGATTGCCAGGAGACAGAGGTGCACCCGGTTCTTCAGGAACAACAGGACAAAAAGGAGAGCCAGGCCCAACAGGTTTTACAGGTCAGCCAGGTGCTATGGGGCCTATTGGTCCAGCTGGTCCTCAGGGTGCTAGGGGATTCCAGGGTGAGGCAGGTCCAGCAGGGCCTAAGGGTGATCATGGTATGGTTGGGGCACCTGGTCCAAGAGGGGCAAAGGGAGAGCAAGGAGCACAAGGCTACTCAGGAAAACCAGGAATTCCAGGGGCAGCAGGTCCACCAGGTGCTACTGGTCCAGTGGGTCATCAGGGTCCTAAAGGTGAGGCAGGTTTTACAGGGGCACCAGGCATTCCAGGAGCTGTTGGCCCTGCAGGTGTTAAAGGACATCCAGGGCAGCAAGGTGCACCAGGTGCCAGGGGAGAAAACGGCATTCCCGGGGCAAGAGGACCAGTTGGGCCAGCAGGGCCATCTGGGCCTCAAGGTAGCAAAGGTCATCCTGGTCTCCCAGGGCCCCCTGGCCCATCAGGATTAACAGCCAAAGGAATATCTGGCCCACAAGGTCCTCCAGGAATACCTGGTGCAAGAGGTCATGATGGTCTCCCAGGTCCAGCTGGACCTCCTGGTCCCCCTGGCCCACCAGGTGAGATCATTTACCATCATGAGAAGAGCATGCCCATCAAATCTCATGAGTATGAGATCATGCCTCTCAGTCACGAGCTGGTGAAGGCCCCAGTGTCGGCCTTTACAGCTCTTTTGACCAGTGCTTACCCTAATGCAGGTACTCCAATTGTGTTCAGTCAGATTGTGTACAATGGAGAGAACCACTATGATTCTCACTCAGGTGTGTTTACCTGCCAGGTTCCAGGACTTTACTACTTCGCCTTCCACATGCATGTCAATGGGGCTAACGCACTGGTAGCACTTTACAAAAATAGTGAGCCAGTTCTGTTTTCCTATGATGAGTACAACAAAGGTTTCCTGGATCAGTTGTCTGGCAGTGCTGTCCTTTTGCTACACGCTGGTGACAGAGTGTATGTTCAGGTTCCAGATGAACAGTCCAATGGCATCTATGCTGATGACAATGTCCACTGTTCTTTCTCTGGGTTCTTGATTGCCTCTACGTGA